The genomic region GGTCTTGGTGACGCGGCCGAAGTCCGTCTCGAAGCTCGAGATGTTCTTCGTCTCGCGCCACCCACCGGCGGCGAGCGCCACGAAGTTCCTGGTCACCGAGGTGTTCGTGAACCAGGCCTTCTTGTCACCCCAACTGTGCGACTCGGTGGCGGTGTTGTGCCGCCACGGGGTGGCGATGCTCCGGCTGACCACCGAAGCGCCGTCGTAGACGGTGCTCTCCAACTGGTGGCCGGAGAACTCGTCGTAGTCGATGTGCTCGACGCCGGCGGAGTCCTTCACCCGGACGTCCCGGGTGTCGCTGCTGCCCGGAATGTTGTCGCCGTGCATACCGCGCAGATAGCGATACTCGGTCTTGGTGGTCTGGGTCTGACCGTTGCCGACGGTGACCACGACCTTGCCGTAGCCGCGCCACTCACCCCAGGTGAGGTCCTTGGGGTCGGAGATCCCGTCGGGCTCGGACTTCCGCCAGGCGGCGCCGTCCTGGTAGTCGTACCTGGTGACCATGTCCGGTGCGCCACCGGTCCGGTCGGTCTCGATGACGGCGGCGACCACGTACTTGAAGAACCAGTCGGTGATCGGATCACCGCTGCCGTACGGGTTCCACTTCACCGGGTAGCAGCGCTTGGTGCTGTTGCCCTCGGTCGGAAGCGCGCTCTTGGAGCAGTCCGGTGCCGCGTAGTTGACGTCGATCTGGGCACCGGTGTCCGTCCACACGGTGGCGAGCCGGGGCCGCACCAGCGGACCGATGTTGTCGTCGTCCCGGTCGACCCGGTTGGGCAGTTGGAGGTTGCCCAGCTCGACCGACGGCATGGCGATGTCGTCGCCGTACATGCCGGTGTGGGTGATCTTGTGAAGCCAGAGGGTGCGGGAGGCGTCCCCGTTGTCCAGGAGCTGGTGGTCGAGCTTCCAGTTGTCGACGGCCGTCCAGCCGCTACCTTCGCGGATCTCGGTGGTGATCCCCGTGAGCCGGGCCCGGGTCCAGAAGGTGGGCGTGATCTGGTCGGTCTTGCACTTGGTGTCCTTGTTGCAGTTGCGGTCGAAGGGCACGTCGGGCCAGTGCGGCGCGGTGGTCGCGTTCAGATCCTGCGGGTCGCAGTCGACGGAGCCGTTCGGCAGGCAGCGCTCCTTGACGTCGAACCGCACGCGCGCCGGGGCGTTCGTGGTGTAGACGGCGTTGTCCCGCTGGCCGTAGTCGATCCGCTTGAGGTAGCCGCCGCGGTGGTACGGCACGCCGTTGGCATCGGTGCGCTTGCCGCGGGCGTAGTAGTTCGTCTCGGGCGTGTAGAAGTACGAGCTGACGTTGCCGTAGCGGTCTTTGACGTAGTCGAGGCTCCAGCGCCACGCCTGGTCACAGTGCGAGGCGGTGAATCCACCGGACGTGCTGTTGCACGGCTCGTTGGCGTCGTCGCCGTAGACCGGCAGCGTCCAGGTCGACCCGGTCACCTCTTTGCCGCTGCTCCAGCCCGGAAGCTTGTTGAGGCCGAAGAAGTACTGCGTGCCGTCGGTAGTGGTGACCTTCCAGTGCTCACCGTCGTTGTCGCCGTTGTCCGCGCCGGTGAGCCGCTCCACCTTCGAGCCGTCATCGGTGGCGAACTTCCAGGTGCTGCCGCTCTTGACCAGCTCGGTGGACTTGCCGTTGAGCAGGATCGTGGCGTTGTCGTACGCCCAACACTGGTCGGCGTACTGGTCGTGCCCGTCCTCGGCACAGGACTTGTAGCGGCGTTCGATGTGCCCCGGCTCGTAGTTGAAGCCCTCACCCACCCAGGAGCCCTGGTTGTTTGTGGCTGCGGTACGGCCGTCGACGGACTGCGACGAGTACGCGAGCGTGATGCCCGGAGCGCCGCCACCCGGAACCGGGGGCGTACGCATCGGGTAGCTCCAGGAGAAGCCGCCGGTGGACGGGGCCACCGACCACTTCGACGACGGCGCGAGCTTCGTCGCACCGAAATCGCCCTGCGAGGAGGATTCGGCTGCGGCCAGCGCGAATGTCGTACCCGCCGCCGCGGCGCTGACCGTGGCGAAGACAGTGCGGGATGCACTGTCGTTGACGGTCGGCACCGGCTCGATCGCGCAGCCGGCCTTCTCCGGGGTGGTGAGCGCACACTCCGGCAGCTTCACCAGCTTCAGACGGGCACCGAAGTCACCGCCGAACGCACCGGCAAGGCCGTCGTAGCTGACCCCCAACCGGACGTCGCCAGCGCCCTGCTGGCCGTCGGTGCGGTTCAACTTGATCAACGGACCGTCGACGCGGGCCCGTTCGGACGCGGCGCGGTCGAGAACCTCGACACGTACCTTCGTGGGCGCGGGAACCGGAGGCGTTGCCGCCTTGGCGCCGGCCTTCGGCGCTGGCGGGGCAACAGCCGACAGCGACACGGCGAGTCCGCCGGCCTTGCCGGTCGCGGCCGGTCCCGCGTCGGTTGCGGAAGCGCCGGTACGCGCGCCGGCCTGCGCCGGCGTCCCTGTCGGGGCAGGGACAGCGATCTCACTGGCTCCGGCCGACGGCCAGGTGACAGTGACGGGAGTCGTCGTGGCGGGGGCGGCCCCCGGGTTTGCCGTGCGCGGCTTGACGCCAAGCGGCGCACGATTCGGCACTGTCTTGCCGACGTCGGTCGCCGTCGGGCGTTGGCGTTCGGCGGCAGTCGATGCGGGGGCATTGGCGACCTGGATGATGCTCGCGGTCATCACGACAGTCATTGCCCAGGACACTGGTCGCACCGCCCGGCGCTGCAACACGCCGGACGCGCCCAGAAATCGGGAGAACATCCACCCTCCCCAGGGTTGGTTTGGAAAGAAGGCACGGGGTGTCGGGGCCGCCCCGAAGGGACGGCCCCAACGCCGGTGGTGTCAGAGGTTGGGCTGCTCGACGACGAGGCTGGTCCGGTCGATCTTGACCTTGTCCGCCATGCCGTTGTAGATCCGGATGTCGTCTATCGCGCCGGAAAGGTTCTCCCGCTCGCTGCCGTTGGCGAAGGCCCGGCCGAACTGGACGTTGCTCACGGCGGGCAACGGCTTCTCCAACTGGAATCCGAGAACCTGGCCGTTGAGGTAGAACAGCAGCTCCCGGTTGTATCCGTTGTAGACAAGGGTGATGTGGTCGCCCTTGCCGACCCTGGACGGTTCCCGGTCGTGCTGGGTCGCCTCGTACACCGGCGCGGCGCCGGTGTCGGTGGTGGCAGCCATCTCCCACAGGCCGTCGGTGTTGGCCCGAAGGACGACGACGCTGTTGTTGTTGGTGCCCTTGATGGAGATCGCCGTCATCGGATGGTTCTTCGAGCCGCTCGTGAACCGGACCCGGGCGGAGATGGTGAAACTGCCCGCCGGGTCGATGAGCGGGGTGGCCGTCTCGGCGTACTGCCCGGCTTGGCCCTGGAACTGGAGGTAACCGGCGCCCATCATCCCGGTGATCGGGTTGCCCCGGACGAGACTGCTCTCCTGCCCGAGGCGCAACGCCTCGCCGCCCGCGTCGTAGTTCGGGCTGGACTTGTTGGCCTGGGTGCTCAACTGCCAGTAACCCTTGCGGTCAAGCTTGTGCTTCTCCAGGCCGGCCACGTCCTCAGCGACGACCGGGCGGTCGAACACGGAGACGTCCGCCATCGCGCCCTTCCAGAAGTCGGAGTACCCGCCGCCCTTGAAGGTGTGGCGGCCGAACTGCAGAGCACCTCGGGCCTGGACCAGCGAACGCCGGTCCTTGACGGCTGGAGTGCCCGAACCGACCTGGAGGGAGATCTTCTTGTTCGGTCCGTCGAAGATCGCCGTGATGAACGTCCAGGCGGTGGTCGCCGGACCCGCCGTCACCTTCCACTCACCCAGGTTGATGACGTCGTTCGTGGGCATCCGGAAGAACCAGGACCCTTGCTCGACGCCCAGGCTGAAGCCGGGTTCCCCGGTGGCGTCCTGGCTCACCGCGACCTGGCGTCGATTGGGGTCGTCCACCCGGTACCAGCCCGTTATGGAGAAGCTCTGGTCGGTGCCCACCACCGAGTTCTCGGTGACGAGGTACGCGTTCGACGTGCCGTCGAAGGTCGCGGCCGTGTCCCACGTGCCGAGCGACCCCGGTACGCCGAACGTGACGCCACTGCCGATCCTGGCGTCGTGCGAGCCCATCTGGTCGTCTGCCGCCCTTGCACTGGCGATGTCCGACAGCGGCCACTGCGCAACCGGCGGGCGCTTACCCACCCGGAAGGTGCAGGTGGCAATGGTGCTGGACCGCTTCGCCATGTCAATCGCCTTGACGAAGAGTTGGCGCGGCCCCTCCTTGTCGGGCGTCCACCTGATCGTCACCGGTCCACCGTTTGTGGTCGGCTTGACCGAGGTCGAGGCACCGCCGTTGAAGTTGTACACGTACTCGACCACGTCGGTGGCAGCCGAGTCGAAGGTGAAGCTGCCCTGGACACCGATGGAACCGCGCCACTGGTCGTCGTCGAGGCAGTCCGCTGTGGTGTCGGCGGCATCCCCGGGCAGATACTCCGGCGAGTCCACGTCCGGCGCGCTCGGGCTGGTCTTGTCGTAGTAGAACTGGCAGACGTTGCGTGAGCCTTCGGAGCTCCACGGCCCCCAGCTCACCCCGTCACTCGCCCGGACCTCCCAGGAGATCGGTACGTTCTGCGCGATGTCGCTTGGCACGTAGTAGTTGAAGAGGGAACCGCTCGCCTTCAGCGGCGTGACGTAGCTGCGGGTCTGCAGGCTCCCGCCGGCCGGCGTCCAGGTGACCTTGAACTCGGCCTTCACCTGCTCGGTGTGCGCCGACGAGTGGTCGGGGTCCCGCAGGATGGCGTTGAGCCGCGGCGGCACGTCGGTGTAGGGCGCGCCCGTGCCGTACACGCAGCCACCACCGGGTGACATCGTGAGTTCCGACTGGTTGGCGATCACCGGGGCGCGGTTGTAGCGGACCGAGAGAACGCCGTTGTCGCAGAACCGCTTGGTGTGGCTGGATGCGGTCTCGCTTACCGAGCGCAGACCGAGGGTGATGTTGCTCCAGCCCTTGCTGACCGCCTGCTGAACCGCCGGTTTGGCTTCCCATTCTGTGTTCTGGTTCGTCGAGGTGCAGCTCGACTGCACCTTTGTCGGCGAGTTGGTCGCGAGGTGCGTGGCCCCCGACCAGCTCGATCCGCCGGGCTGGTTGCTCCAGTTCGTACTGGACTTGATCCCGGAGGGCATCAGGTAGAGAGCAGCCGCACGGGCAGTGCTGTTGTAGACGTGCTGGAGGGTCACCCGGAACTTGGCCTCCAGGATGGTCTTGCCGGCGTACGGCGTGGCCAACTGGTAGAAGAGGCGCTTGACCTTGGAGTTGTTGCAGGACTCCGGGCAGAGACCGACGCGCTCGTGCCGCTTGGTGTCGAACTTCCAGTACTCCTCGGACGGGTAGCCGCTGTCGACCATCGCCCAGGCGCTGTTGGTGCTGCTCTGCCACACCGGGTCGACGTACACCGGGAAGGTGGTGGCCGGGTCGGCGAGCATCGCGGCGTCCGGGGTGAGGCTCAGCGTGCCGGAGCTGTAGTCGAGGCCCACCTGCTCCACCCGGGAGGTCTCCCCCGGGCCCCGCGCCGAGGCGTCGTTCGGATCCGCTGGCTCGGTGGTCGCGGCGGAGGCCCGCTGGGCTTCGCCGCCACCCTCCTGGTTGCCGCTGTCCCACATGGTCGGGGCGTCGGCCTCCATCACCGGGTTGCCGGTCGCCGGGTCGAGAGCGACGACGCCCCCCTCGGCGGTCTCTTCGATGTCGAGGCCCTCACCTGTCACCCCGAGCCGGAGGTCCCGCAGCTCGGGCAGGTTCGCCGCCTCGGGGGTCTTCAGCACCAGGACGTGGGAGAAGCCCTCGACGGTCACGTTGGCCACCAGGTCGACGTCCGGAAACACCTCCGGGTAGGTGGCCTGGTCGCCACTGATGGTCGGGGTGGGCAGCGCGTTCGGCCAGGTGAGCGTCATGACCCGGAAGTCACGCTCGATCACCATGAGGGGCGTGGTGCCACCTCCGGACAGACGCATGTTGAGCAGTGCGGCGGTCGGCGTGATCGTCCCGTCCGACTGGGCTACGAGGGCCGCGTTCGCCGGCACCCAGGTGTCGCCCTGCAGGACCCGTACCGCCTGGTTGTACTCGTTGGCGATCAGCGTCCCGTCCGGCTGGGCGAAGACATCCCGGTATTCGCCGCGCTGCGCGAGGACCTCGACTGGCTGGTTGAGGTCCGCCGCCGCGATCAGCGCCTCGGCTTCGGTGTCGCGGACCGGATCGGTTTCCACTGCGGCCACCGGCGCGGACGGCAGGGATGGTTCGGGCACGGCCACGTAGGCGGTGCTCGCGAGCAGGCCGGCGAGGCCCGCCATGAGGCCGAGCGTGAAGAGTCGACCCCGCTTTCTCGTACGACCGGCCACCGCCAGGTCCTCCCCCGTTGTACTGCGCGAATTCATGCTCTTCATCAGTTGACCGCCGCCCCGAACGTGCTCACGCTGGCGGGGATCCCGTTCACGCCTGGCTGCCAGGTCTGGCTGGGCGTCGTCGAGCCGCCGGCCAGGCTGGCCCACGTGAAGCCGTAGACGGCGTCAGTGCCGTACGGGGTGCCGACCAGCAGCCGCTGCGACGTGGCGCCGAACGAGGTGCCGACGATCTCGCTCGCCCGGACACTGCCCGGCAGGCTCGACCCGTTGCGTTGGAGCACCACCGGCGTGCCCATCGAGGTGACAAGTGCGGGAAGTACCAACACCTGGCCGAAGTCGGTCACCGATGTGTCACCTGACGAACCGTCCTTGCCGGGCATCCCCAGCGCCATGAACATCGTCGAGTTGGTGCTCTCGACGGACGGGTTCGTGTTTGTCACAACGACCTTCTCGCCCAGGTAGTCACCGCCGGTCACGAGCGGGTTCTGCGGGTTGTGGGTGATCGCCGGACCCACCTCGGTGTAGGTGTTGCCGGCGGTGATGTGGAAGCGCTGCACCATTCCGGCATCCGACTGCGCCGGCTCGATGTCCTCACCGGGCACTCCGACCACCAGCAGGGAGCTCGCCGCGTCAGCGGCCGTTCCGGCTGGCCGGTACGGCGCGATGGCGATCGACTTGCCGAAGTTGTCGTTTGCCTCGGAGGTGTCCGAGACCGACGTCGCGTTCTGGTTGAGTTCGGCGGCGAGCGTGGGTAGCCCGCTGGTGAGCGTGTGGCTGTAGACGTTCACCGCACCGGCGAACTCGGCAGTGCCGATCGCCTCGCCCGGAGAGCTGACAGCCCAGTGGTGCTTGGACGCGGCCACCGCGTACCCGGTGCGGTCGTCGATCTCGGCTGCGCCGGGGACGCCGGCGCCCTGGCTCATCGCCACGTTCACGGTGCCCCGGATGTAGTGGACGATGCCGCTGACCGGCGCGGTGGTGGAGAGTCCCTCACCCGGCGCACCGATGACGAGGTAGGGCACACCCCTGGCGGTCCGACTGCCGGCGACCGCGTAGCCGAACCAGTCGTGGGCCTCGGCGGTGTCCGGCACATTTGTGACGTCCTGGTGGTAGACCAGCGTGGCGGGTCCCTGCGCCAGGCCGGCGGGTGAGCCGAGCAGCACGAGCACCACGCCGGCGTCCTGGAGGCCGTTGACGTCCTGGAAGGGAACGCCCACGGCGAGGTCGGTGCAGCCGTCGTTGTTGGCGTCGTACGGAGAGATCGCGGTGCCGAAGCGGTCGCTCGCCTCCGGTGTGCCGGGCACCTTGGCGACTCCCTCGTACAGGGTGTGCACCGTCGCGCCGCCGCCGTAGCTGACATGCAGCTGACCGGCGCGTACCTGGCCGTTTACCACTGCCTCCGGATCGGCGATCGCCACATCCGCGACGCCGTCGCCGTTGAAGTCACTGTCCGTGCCAGCGGTGCAGCCGGTCACGGGCGGCACCGTCGTGTAGACCTGCATCTCGCAGAACGAGGACCATGTGTCGCTGCCGCTCACCCCGTCGGACGCCTTGACCCGCCAGCGGTAGATGCCGCCATCGGCGAAGACACCGGCGGGGATCGTGGTCGCGACGGTGGCGCCGTTGGCGACGCCGGTGTAGACGTCGGAGCCGATCGCCGCGTCGGCGTTCATCGCCCACCACTCGAACGTGACGGTCATGGCGGTCGCGTCGGCGTCGGCGACGGTGGCCTTGAGCTGCGGGGTCACCGAGTTGACGATGGGACGGCCGGGGCCTGTCGCGCAGGTGGAGGCCGGCACCGTCGAACGGGCGGTCACCGTCGGGTACGAGTTGTAGGTGACGGTGGCCTTGGGCACTGTGGTGGTGACCGAGTAGGTGCGGGACCGGAACTGCTTGAAGGACGTCGAGTCGGTCTCGTCGGTCGCCCGTATGCCCATGTCGGCGCGGGTGTCGCCACCGTCGGCCGCCCGTTGGAAGAAGCTTGTGGCGGAGACGCCGACATAGTTGTCGTCACAGCTGCTGTCGAAGCCGGCCGACGCCGTGGTCACCTTCTCCTGGTGGGTCCAGGTCGGTTGGTTGCTCCACACGATGCCGTCGGCGATGGCGCCTGTCGTCCAGAGCTCCCAGGACCGTCCGGCGCACTGCACCGACCACCAGTTCCACAGCGAGATGGTGGCCGTGTTGATCTGCTTGCCGACGAGGGCTGTGGTGTCCCAGCGGGCGAACGACCGGGTTATCGGTCCGGTGGGGCCGAGCTTGCCGAGACGCAGGTCGTCAGCGCTGCCACGGTCGATGCTCTCGTTTGCCTGCACGTACGTGTCGTACGTGGTGGAGAGCGGGTTGATCTGCGGATCGATCGTGATGGGGTACTTCCGCTCCGGGGCGCGGAGCCATTTCTGATCCGGTGTGAGGGTAAGCGCGAATCCGTGGTCCGCCGCGGCTCCGGCGGCCTTCGCGACTGTCGAGGCGACCGGCACCTTGCTGGCGGGCTCGCCCTGGGCATCGACACGCGCGTCCCACATCATCAGCGCCGGGCTCGTCGCGATGGTCCGCCCGGTCTTGTCCCTGATGGTCGTGTCGCCACCGACGCCACGGTGGACGTCCGCGACGTTGCGCCCGGTCACCGGCAGCGACAGCTTCGCCACCCGGCTCAGGGCGGCGGGGCTCTTCACGACGAACAGGGTCTCCAGGCCGCTGCGGCTGGCCCGGACGACGAGGTCGACGCCAGCGAGGGCGTCCACGTACGTCGCCCGGTCGGCACTGAGCTGCGGCTCGGGAAGCGCGCCGGCCCAGTTGACCGCCACCCGGTCGTCGCCCTTGCCGACGGCTGCCAGCTCGTGGGTGCCTGACGGCTGGGAGCCGGAGATCGTGAGGTCGTAGGGGTGTGCGGCGGGTCGGATGGTGCCGTCCGGGTCTCGCCGAAGGTTCAGGTCGATCGGGACCCAACCGTCGCCTCGGCGGACCCTTGTCGGGCCGAGCGACAGCTCCGCCCTGAACTGCCCGTCGGGCAGGGCATAGACCTCGGTGGTTTCGGAGGTGAGGCTCTTGACCTGCACCGGTTTGCCGGTCTTGCGGGCGGCCCGTAGGGACACCGCCTCGTCGGACCTGATCTCTGTGCCACCCGTTACGCCATCCGGACCGGCGGCAAGATACTCCGCCGGTTCGCCCGGAATGCCCGCTAATGCGGCTGCCGTGAGCACGGCTACGCCAGCCGCGAGGCATGCGCGAACGGTGGCCGTCTTTCGACGTGCCACAAACCCTCCCCCGTGATTCAGATATTGATGGGGACTGTAGGGATGAGACCGCTCTACGCACAAGTACCTTTACAAAGCGTGATCACATAACCGGCAAGGCGGACAGCTCGCCTTCGGCGCTCACCCGCTGTTGTAATTCCTGCTCAAAACCCTTCGTCGTACGCGCACACGAAAGGCCCGCGCCCGGCCATGCCGGGTGCGGGCGCGGGCCTCCCAGTTCAGAGTCGGGTGAGACGGACGGCGTCGGCGATGACCAGTCCGCTGGCACCGCTCCACCGGCTCACGCCGACCCGGTTGGCATCGCCAGCGGGCAGCGTGAACGTGCCCAGGCTGCGCCACTGGCCGCCGGTGGCCCGCTGGTCGACGGTGATCGTCCGGTTGCCGCTGCTGGTGGCGACGATGTACGGGGTGGCGCTGTTGTAGCCGGCGTTCGCCGGCCACCAGGCTTCGACGCGGTAACTGGCGGTTGCCGGCACGTTGAACCGGTACCACGCGACATCGCTTGCTGCGACCGGGTCCGCGTACCTGTAGTCGGCGCCGTACCGCTGCCCGGAGTACGTCGAGACGCCCCAGTTGGCACTCGCGGTGAACCTGCCGGCGGTAGTGTTGTCCACCGTGGATGACCACGCTGTGCCACCGCCGGCCATCTTCGCCGCCACGTCGGCCCGCATCACATTGAGGTCGATGAAGGACGGGTCGATCTTGCCGGTGGTGCTGGTTTCACGGTGGCCCCGGGCGTAGCTGCTGTCCCGGCCCAGTCGCTTGAGCACGGCGGCGGTGGCGGCGATCGACGCGTTGTACTGCGCCGCTGTCATCTCCTGGTTGACGCCGTTGTAGTCGATCTCCCAGCCGATCATGAGCGTGTTGCCGTCGCCCGCCGGGATCGGCCCACTGCCGCCGCTCACACCTGCGTGGTTGCACCGGCCGGCAGAGATGACGTGGAAGACGCCGTTGTAGTCGACGAGCGCCTGGCAGAGCGGGCCGGGCAGATCCGACCGGCCGTTGATGCAGATGCCGAGCGCGGGGTGCGGGTTGCTGGCGCTGGAGGTCGAGGCGGTGTGGTGCCAGAGCACCCCGATGGGGTCGAAGGAGCCCGGCCGCATCCGGTTGAGCCAGTCTCCCTCGACGACGACCTGGACCCCGGCACCGCGCAGCACGTCGACGAGCCAGGGAATCGTGGCCATCAGGACTCCCCGAGCAGGTCGGCCAGGCACTCGGCCTTCGGTGCGGCGCTCGCCGGTGTGGGCCGGACGACGACGGTAAGCGCGGCGGCCACCAGTGCCGGGATGGCGAGCACTTTGCGGCGGCGCAGACGGGTGGATCGGGACGTGGCCATGGCGCTCCTTCGGCGGACGACGTCGGGCTCTCGATCGGATCGACGATCGTGATGACCGGCACGCTATACCGCGATGAGCGTCTATGTCGATAGCTTTCAGCAGTCGGACGCAGGCTGAAGGAAACCGCCTTATCAGGTGCCCGCCAGCGCGTCGATGTCGCGCATCTCCTCAGCGGTCAGCGAGAAGTGGAAGACATCGAAGTTGGCGCTGATCCGCTCCGGCGTCACCGACTTCGGGATCACCACGATCTCGTGGTCGATGTGCCACCGCAACACCACCTGAGCTGGCGAAACGTCGTGCGCGCCAGCGATCCGGGTCAGCACCGGGTCGCTGAGATCGGTGGTCTTGAACGGGCTGTAGCCCTCCAGCACCACACCCCGGTCCCGCAGCTCGGCGTGCCGTTGCCGGTCGTACAACATCGGACCCCAGCGGATCTGGTTGACAGCCGGGTTCTCCTCCGTCGACTGGATCAACTCGTCGATCTGCGCGGTGCTGTAGTTGCTCACCCCTACCGTCCGGGTCAGGTTCTCGTCCCGGGCGGCCAGCACCTCCCGCCACATCGGGATGCTCTCGGCGGCCGACGGGGGCCAGTGGATCAACCAGAGGTCCACCTGGTCGACGCCGAGCGCCTCCAGGCTGGCCTCCAGCGTCTCCCTCTCCCGGCCCACCCGGTCCGGTGGGAGCTTGGTGGTGATGAAGATGTCCTCCCGACGCAGCCCGCTCTCCTGCACCGCCCGGCCGACTTCCCGCTCGTTGCCGTACATGGTGGCAGTGTCGAGGTGCCGGTAGCCGGTGTCGAGCGCGGCCAGGACGGCTTCGTAACCCTCCGTGCCGGTGGCCTGCCACGTGCCGAAGCCGAGCAGGGGCATCCGCACGTCACCGGGGAGCATTGCGGTGGGCTGGTCGGTGTGGTCCATGAGGACCGTTCTACCCCGCCGCGCCCCCTGCCGCAGAGTGAACCGGACACTCCGGCAGGCAGCGCGACGATCCGCTGTGTCGGAGAATGCGTGTGTGAAGGACCGGCTGGACGAGTACCGGCGACGGCGGGACGCGACCCGTACGCCCGAGCCCGTGCCGACGCGCAGCCCCACACCGGCAGAGCCCGGCGAGGGCGAGGGCCGCTTCGTCATCCAGCAGCACCACGCCCGCAGCCTGCACTGGGATCTGCGCCTGGAGCACGAGGGGGTGCTGGCGTCCTGGGCGGTCCCCCGCGGCTTGCCCCGCGACCCCGGCCGCAACCACCTGGCCGTGCACACCGAGGACCACCCGATGGAGTACCTCGACTTCTCCGGCGAGATCCCCGCCGGCGAGTACGGCGGCGGCCGGATGGTCATCCACGACCGGGGCACCTACCGCCGCGAGAAGTGGCGCGACGACGAGGTGATCGTGACCCTCGCAGGCGATCGGACCTCCGGCCGCTACGT from Micromonospora profundi harbors:
- a CDS encoding laminin G domain-containing protein translates to MAGLAGLLASTAYVAVPEPSLPSAPVAAVETDPVRDTEAEALIAAADLNQPVEVLAQRGEYRDVFAQPDGTLIANEYNQAVRVLQGDTWVPANAALVAQSDGTITPTAALLNMRLSGGGTTPLMVIERDFRVMTLTWPNALPTPTISGDQATYPEVFPDVDLVANVTVEGFSHVLVLKTPEAANLPELRDLRLGVTGEGLDIEETAEGGVVALDPATGNPVMEADAPTMWDSGNQEGGGEAQRASAATTEPADPNDASARGPGETSRVEQVGLDYSSGTLSLTPDAAMLADPATTFPVYVDPVWQSSTNSAWAMVDSGYPSEEYWKFDTKRHERVGLCPESCNNSKVKRLFYQLATPYAGKTILEAKFRVTLQHVYNSTARAAALYLMPSGIKSSTNWSNQPGGSSWSGATHLATNSPTKVQSSCTSTNQNTEWEAKPAVQQAVSKGWSNITLGLRSVSETASSHTKRFCDNGVLSVRYNRAPVIANQSELTMSPGGGCVYGTGAPYTDVPPRLNAILRDPDHSSAHTEQVKAEFKVTWTPAGGSLQTRSYVTPLKASGSLFNYYVPSDIAQNVPISWEVRASDGVSWGPWSSEGSRNVCQFYYDKTSPSAPDVDSPEYLPGDAADTTADCLDDDQWRGSIGVQGSFTFDSAATDVVEYVYNFNGGASTSVKPTTNGGPVTIRWTPDKEGPRQLFVKAIDMAKRSSTIATCTFRVGKRPPVAQWPLSDIASARAADDQMGSHDARIGSGVTFGVPGSLGTWDTAATFDGTSNAYLVTENSVVGTDQSFSITGWYRVDDPNRRQVAVSQDATGEPGFSLGVEQGSWFFRMPTNDVINLGEWKVTAGPATTAWTFITAIFDGPNKKISLQVGSGTPAVKDRRSLVQARGALQFGRHTFKGGGYSDFWKGAMADVSVFDRPVVAEDVAGLEKHKLDRKGYWQLSTQANKSSPNYDAGGEALRLGQESSLVRGNPITGMMGAGYLQFQGQAGQYAETATPLIDPAGSFTISARVRFTSGSKNHPMTAISIKGTNNNSVVVLRANTDGLWEMAATTDTGAAPVYEATQHDREPSRVGKGDHITLVYNGYNRELLFYLNGQVLGFQLEKPLPAVSNVQFGRAFANGSERENLSGAIDDIRIYNGMADKVKIDRTSLVVEQPNL
- a CDS encoding aldo/keto reductase, whose amino-acid sequence is MDHTDQPTAMLPGDVRMPLLGFGTWQATGTEGYEAVLAALDTGYRHLDTATMYGNEREVGRAVQESGLRREDIFITTKLPPDRVGRERETLEASLEALGVDQVDLWLIHWPPSAAESIPMWREVLAARDENLTRTVGVSNYSTAQIDELIQSTEENPAVNQIRWGPMLYDRQRHAELRDRGVVLEGYSPFKTTDLSDPVLTRIAGAHDVSPAQVVLRWHIDHEIVVIPKSVTPERISANFDVFHFSLTAEEMRDIDALAGT
- a CDS encoding DNRLRE domain-containing protein, with protein sequence MLTAAALAGIPGEPAEYLAAGPDGVTGGTEIRSDEAVSLRAARKTGKPVQVKSLTSETTEVYALPDGQFRAELSLGPTRVRRGDGWVPIDLNLRRDPDGTIRPAAHPYDLTISGSQPSGTHELAAVGKGDDRVAVNWAGALPEPQLSADRATYVDALAGVDLVVRASRSGLETLFVVKSPAALSRVAKLSLPVTGRNVADVHRGVGGDTTIRDKTGRTIATSPALMMWDARVDAQGEPASKVPVASTVAKAAGAAADHGFALTLTPDQKWLRAPERKYPITIDPQINPLSTTYDTYVQANESIDRGSADDLRLGKLGPTGPITRSFARWDTTALVGKQINTATISLWNWWSVQCAGRSWELWTTGAIADGIVWSNQPTWTHQEKVTTASAGFDSSCDDNYVGVSATSFFQRAADGGDTRADMGIRATDETDSTSFKQFRSRTYSVTTTVPKATVTYNSYPTVTARSTVPASTCATGPGRPIVNSVTPQLKATVADADATAMTVTFEWWAMNADAAIGSDVYTGVANGATVATTIPAGVFADGGIYRWRVKASDGVSGSDTWSSFCEMQVYTTVPPVTGCTAGTDSDFNGDGVADVAIADPEAVVNGQVRAGQLHVSYGGGATVHTLYEGVAKVPGTPEASDRFGTAISPYDANNDGCTDLAVGVPFQDVNGLQDAGVVLVLLGSPAGLAQGPATLVYHQDVTNVPDTAEAHDWFGYAVAGSRTARGVPYLVIGAPGEGLSTTAPVSGIVHYIRGTVNVAMSQGAGVPGAAEIDDRTGYAVAASKHHWAVSSPGEAIGTAEFAGAVNVYSHTLTSGLPTLAAELNQNATSVSDTSEANDNFGKSIAIAPYRPAGTAADAASSLLVVGVPGEDIEPAQSDAGMVQRFHITAGNTYTEVGPAITHNPQNPLVTGGDYLGEKVVVTNTNPSVESTNSTMFMALGMPGKDGSSGDTSVTDFGQVLVLPALVTSMGTPVVLQRNGSSLPGSVRASEIVGTSFGATSQRLLVGTPYGTDAVYGFTWASLAGGSTTPSQTWQPGVNGIPASVSTFGAAVN
- a CDS encoding golvesin C-terminal-like domain-containing protein, with the translated sequence MATIPWLVDVLRGAGVQVVVEGDWLNRMRPGSFDPIGVLWHHTASTSSASNPHPALGICINGRSDLPGPLCQALVDYNGVFHVISAGRCNHAGVSGGSGPIPAGDGNTLMIGWEIDYNGVNQEMTAAQYNASIAATAAVLKRLGRDSSYARGHRETSTTGKIDPSFIDLNVMRADVAAKMAGGGTAWSSTVDNTTAGRFTASANWGVSTYSGQRYGADYRYADPVAASDVAWYRFNVPATASYRVEAWWPANAGYNSATPYIVATSSGNRTITVDQRATGGQWRSLGTFTLPAGDANRVGVSRWSGASGLVIADAVRLTRL